Part of the Lolium rigidum isolate FL_2022 chromosome 6, APGP_CSIRO_Lrig_0.1, whole genome shotgun sequence genome, TCATATTTTGCAGAGCTGAACAACCATGCACAGCAATTAATAGTTTTGTTTGTCTTCAGACTTTATAAATCTGGTAGATGTCGCATATTCATCTGAACTTCTGTCATTTACAACAGCAACCACAGCAACTCCAGAATTGTAGGCTTGTTTTAGGTGGTTCGCGGCAAAATTCAGACCTGAAAGACATGCTTTGGCTTTGGCTTCTTTCAGTATACCTGCATATCTGAATATCAAACGGCCTTGTAGCAGCCAAAGATTGCAAAGAGATCATGgcgatttttttttaataatacatttttttctttatttctagAAATAATACTCGTTTTCGCTAATTTgcagaaataatacaccgtcggggaaAAAAACCCGATTGAAAGGAATCGGGGTAGAGCAACCCGATTGATCCCTATCGGGGTAGTATAGTCCGATTTCTACCAATTCCTGTGAATCATATGGAGCTGGTGTTTATCCTTTACACTGATCGGGGTTCTCTAACCCGAATTTTTTTTGTCGGGAACTAGTAAGCCGAATAGGAGCATCGCCGCACGTCGTGCAATAAAGCTCACTCACCAGCTCTTCGTGTCTGCACAGCTCGGCACATGACCAGGCTAGCTATGGGCGCGCGAGGATGCAAACATGCAGTATgctgtgagggcatctccagcggagcGGTTTGCGTGCGGGAGTCTCCGTTTGCGTCTGCGTGGGTTTAAAATGGTCAGCTATTAGCTCTAGCGGGAtgacgccgcctccacctccaccaccggcgtgggccgctcaacctccaccaccggtctgggccgctcaacctccaccaccgccggcttGCCAACTGGCCGTGGCCGGTACCGGAGCCAGGCGAGTAGGCGCCGGCGTTATtaggttttatattttattttcctttcttttaatatgtaaattatgtttttatgttgaaaaaatgtcaaaacaaaaaaaatgcgtcgtgccgctggagccacccgacgcaaacgaacgcacgATCGATTTCGATCATTTAAGCCGACACAAACAAACGCGCGTGAATATTTTAGACGTTCAAAATGCGCGCCCCGTTGAAGATGCACTACTAATTGCTGCCTTTGGTGGCGTGAGTAGTTCCTGCTGGCGTGAGTAGTTGCTGCTGCTCTCTTAACAGCGACAGGGAAGTAGCTAGCCCAGCTCAGGCTAAGATAGATTCACTGCAACACGATAGCCTTTCTTGCTTCGGGTTACTAGTTCCCAATAAATTCCTTTCGGGTTAGACAAACCCGATTACTACAAAGCATAAAAGCAAACTCCAGGTAGCCCACAGAATCGGGCTATGCTATCCCGATAGGGATTAATCGGGTTGCTCTACCCCGATTCCGTCCAATCGggttccgtttccccaacggtgtATTATTTATGCAAATAATCGAAAACTAATATTATTtctgaaaataaagaaaaaaatgtaTTATTTATAAAAAAATCGCGAGATCATGTTTGCTCTTGGTAACCCCATCCCCATACAGCACGCTGTACCACTCAAAGCCATGTATGTTCACTGCTGCTACACAGATACACAGACATGTGAGACAGCACCAAGACTGCAAAGAGCATATCTGCAAGAGGGATATAATGGGAGATAACAAATAGTAACACAAACAAATCATGATCACACCAAAATCTCAAATGTGCATTAAACAACCGAAATGTTCTTATTGAATCGCATAAGGAAATTCGACTGAAGAATTCTGAAACTCCAACAAGTTCACGACATCCATCACAGTACAGATAGGGAACATGCATCATCCACAGCCTCCCAGGGCTTCGATCTGAACCAAACTACATGACGATCTTCACATCCGTTCGCGAGACTGACCACCACGTACGCGCGCACTTTTTTATGTTCCCGACATTATGGAAACCAAACAACGATGGACAGACTGTGTGACTGGGCGCACACACCCTTCAGCTCGTCGTCTGGCTTAGTAGTCGCCGCCGGAGACGGCCGTGTGGTCGCCGCACATGTACATGTACCGGTAGACGACGCCGGCGAGGCCACCGCCGATGAGCGGGCCGGCCCAGTAGATCCAGATGTTGGTAAAGTCGCCGCTGGCCACGGCGGGGCCGAAGGAGCGAGCAGGGTTCATGGACCCGCCGGAGAAGGGGCCGGCGACGAGGATGTTGGCGCCGACGATGAACCCGATGGCGATGGGGGCGATGGTACCGAGGGATCCCTTCTTGgggtcggcggcggtggcgtacACGGTGTAGACGAGCCCGAAGGTGACGATGACTTCCATGACGACGCCCTCAAGAGCGCCCACGCCGGCGGAAAGCCCGTGTGTCGGGGTCGCCTGTACGTGAAAAGAAACAATCAGAAGCCCAAGTGCGTGTTAGGTATTGCCGTGTTTGGTTTCCTTTCCGAGCTCTCGGCCGGAAAATTCAGATCGAGCTGCTCGAGGTTACGTACCATGCCGGTGCAGAACTGGACGAGGACGGCGCCGACGATGGCGCCGAGGAGCTGGGCGACCCAGTAGAAGATGCCGGTGAGGATGGTGATCTGGCCGCCGAGGGCGAGGCCGAAGGTGACGGCGGGGTTGACGTGGCCGCCAGAGATGTTGGCACCGACGGCGACAGCGACGAACAGCCCGAACCCGTGGCAAATCGCCACCGCAATCAGCCCGGACGGATCAAGCGGCGCGCCGCCGCTCACCTTGGCTGCATTTTTGTTCAGTTCATTAGGAACACGCGGTCGTACGCATCGTCGTGAACATTAACCATACGACCAGAGCATGCATGCGCGGTAATTAAAACAGAGAAACTCACTGTAGGCGATGGCGGAGCCGACGCCGGCGAAGACGAAGATGAGGGTGGAGATGAACTCGGCGACGTAGGCCTTGAGAGAGGCAAGGCTGAAGGAGTCATCAAAGCGTCCGAAGGCGATGCAGCCCGGCATCTTGGTTAGGATCGTCGGAACTGAGTGgggaggagaagagaagagatGGCTGAGAATACGGATCACAGAACCGAGTGAGCTCTTATTATA contains:
- the LOC124665414 gene encoding probable aquaporin TIP2-2, with protein sequence MPGCIAFGRFDDSFSLASLKAYVAEFISTLIFVFAGVGSAIAYTKVSGGAPLDPSGLIAVAICHGFGLFVAVAVGANISGGHVNPAVTFGLALGGQITILTGIFYWVAQLLGAIVGAVLVQFCTGMATPTHGLSAGVGALEGVVMEVIVTFGLVYTVYATAADPKKGSLGTIAPIAIGFIVGANILVAGPFSGGSMNPARSFGPAVASGDFTNIWIYWAGPLIGGGLAGVVYRYMYMCGDHTAVSGGDY